The following are encoded together in the Actinomycetota bacterium genome:
- a CDS encoding penicillin-binding protein yields MRERLALVIASVIALAVVGGALLLLTGRDQGDPAAEAREIMAAYLRAWENEAWDAMAGLAATPPADFVSRHREMWEDLDIVEGRFDLGTIALNRGEASAPVGATLTMEGLGEYSYTTEITAQRDEGEWRILWSPQTIHPALERERWRIVRRDVLVDRAPILARDGTPLTVAGTLHLIGIEPQRVEEPEDVVAAFDEHTDVDPAEVRQLLNRDDLVPDWFYPVLTVRPGPYAELRELLFPVPGIVFRETEARLTQQEGFAAHILGRTGPITAELLEELGPPYTERDEVGLSGLERVFETQLAGRSSAEVVVIDSFEEVRRILFEFEGADPEPIRTTLDIAVQQGVEAALSEVDGAAAIVVLDAPTGAILGAASRPTDDFNRAFSGLYPPGSTFKIVTAAAVLASGLRPTDSVNCPAEEIVGGLQVHNDDDFELGNVTLLRAFAASCNTSFARLAAELEDGALQDAAEDFGFGVQYELPLPVAGGRFPAPEDLAERAAAAFGQARVQASPLHMATVAAAVASGAWNPPFLLQDEPPERPRALDDDVVDDLSRMMREVVTAGTGQAALPGEGTVQGKTGSAQTGSAPDDPVHAWFVGYAGDLGFAVLVEGGGSGGEVAAPLAASLLDAIDEARDELTTP; encoded by the coding sequence GTGCGCGAGCGCCTCGCGCTGGTCATCGCCAGCGTGATCGCCCTCGCGGTCGTCGGAGGCGCGCTCCTCCTGCTCACCGGTCGCGATCAAGGTGATCCCGCCGCCGAGGCGCGCGAGATCATGGCCGCGTACCTGCGCGCGTGGGAGAACGAGGCGTGGGACGCGATGGCAGGGTTGGCCGCGACGCCACCGGCCGACTTCGTCAGCCGTCACCGGGAGATGTGGGAGGACCTCGACATCGTCGAGGGCCGGTTCGACCTCGGGACCATCGCGTTGAACCGCGGCGAGGCCTCCGCGCCAGTCGGAGCGACTCTGACCATGGAGGGGCTCGGGGAGTACTCCTACACCACCGAGATCACCGCACAGCGCGACGAGGGCGAGTGGCGCATCCTGTGGAGCCCTCAGACGATCCATCCGGCACTCGAACGCGAACGGTGGCGCATCGTGCGACGCGACGTGCTGGTCGATCGCGCCCCGATCCTCGCTCGAGACGGGACCCCCCTCACCGTCGCCGGGACGCTGCACCTGATCGGCATCGAGCCGCAGCGCGTCGAGGAGCCCGAGGACGTCGTCGCCGCCTTCGACGAGCACACCGATGTCGACCCGGCCGAGGTCCGGCAGCTGCTGAACCGCGACGACCTCGTCCCGGACTGGTTCTACCCCGTGCTGACGGTGCGCCCTGGACCCTACGCCGAGCTGCGCGAGCTGCTGTTCCCCGTGCCCGGCATCGTGTTCCGCGAGACCGAGGCGCGACTGACCCAGCAGGAGGGCTTCGCCGCCCACATCCTCGGTCGTACCGGCCCCATCACCGCCGAGCTGCTCGAGGAGCTCGGCCCGCCCTACACCGAGAGGGACGAGGTCGGTCTCTCCGGGCTCGAACGCGTCTTCGAGACGCAGCTCGCGGGTCGGTCGTCGGCCGAGGTCGTCGTCATCGATTCGTTCGAGGAGGTGCGCCGCATCCTGTTCGAGTTCGAGGGCGCCGATCCCGAGCCGATCCGGACGACGCTCGACATCGCCGTGCAGCAGGGCGTGGAGGCGGCGCTGTCGGAGGTCGACGGTGCGGCGGCGATCGTCGTGCTCGACGCCCCGACGGGGGCGATCCTCGGGGCGGCGAGCCGGCCCACCGACGACTTCAACCGCGCGTTCTCCGGCCTCTACCCACCGGGGTCGACCTTCAAGATCGTCACGGCGGCTGCGGTGTTGGCGTCGGGGCTGCGCCCCACCGACAGCGTGAACTGCCCGGCCGAGGAGATCGTCGGCGGGTTGCAGGTGCACAACGACGACGACTTCGAACTCGGCAACGTCACGCTGCTGCGTGCGTTCGCGGCGTCGTGCAACACCAGCTTCGCCCGGCTGGCCGCCGAGCTCGAGGACGGGGCGCTCCAGGACGCGGCGGAGGACTTCGGGTTCGGGGTCCAGTACGAGCTGCCGCTGCCCGTCGCTGGCGGACGGTTCCCCGCACCCGAAGACCTCGCCGAGCGCGCTGCCGCGGCGTTCGGCCAGGCCCGGGTGCAGGCGAGCCCGCTGCACATGGCGACGGTGGCGGCGGCGGTCGCGTCCGGGGCGTGGAACCCACCGTTCCTCCTACAGGACGAGCCGCCCGAGCGACCGCGCGCCTTGGACGACGACGTGGTGGACGACCTGAGCCGGATGATGCGCGAGGTCGTGACCGCCGGGACCGGCCAGGCGGCGCTGCCGGGTGAAGGCACGGTCCAGGGCAAGACCGGGTCGGCCCAGACCGGCTCCGCCCCGGACGATCCCGTCCACGCCTGGTTCGTCGGCTACGCCGGCGACCTCGGGTTCGCGGTGTTGGTGGAAGGCGGCGGCTCCGGCGGCGAGGTCGCCGCCCCGCTCGCCGCCAGTCTCCTCGACGCCATCGACGAGGCCCGCGACGAGCTCACCACCCCCTGA